The following coding sequences are from one Sciurus carolinensis chromosome 11, mSciCar1.2, whole genome shotgun sequence window:
- the LOC124959569 gene encoding olfactory receptor 51I2-like encodes MIFSNVTTYRPFLLTGFPGLEDSHLVISTLFCALYLVALMGNSTILVIIRVEESLHAPMYLLLSTLAATDLGLCAATLPTLLKLFWFNVREIDFYACLIQMFFIHVFSLMESGILLTMAFDRYVAISNPLRYTTILTNATIVKIVVGLLLRAVAAVFPVPFFIKRLRFCKANVLSHSYCLHPDIIKLSCSDHHINSVYGLIMILLTFGVDSVFILLSYLKILVTVLSIASQVEQSKALNTCVSHICAVLLVYVPMLGVSIIHRFGKHVPPLVHIIMGYVYLLVPPVLNPVVYCIKTREIRTRIQSHLLKW; translated from the coding sequence ATGATCTTTTCCAACGTCACTACCTACAGACCCTTCCTTCTGACTGGTTTCCCTGGCCTGGAGGACTCTCATCTGGTGATTTCCACCCTGTTCTGTGCCCTCTACCTAGTTGCCCTTATGGGTAACAGTACCATCTTAGTGATTATCCGGGTGGAAGAGTCACTTCATGCACCCATGTACCTTTTACTTTCCACACTGGCTGCCACTGACCTGGGACTCTGTGCTGCCACTCTTCCCACCCTGCTTAAGCTTTTTTGGTTTAATGTTCGTGAAATAGACTTCTATGCCTGCTTGATCCAGATGTTCTTCATTCACGTTTTCTCCCTAATGGAGTCAGGCATCCTGCTTACCATGGCTTTTGATCGTTATGTGGCCATCTCCAACCCACTCAGGTACACTACTATTTTGACTAATGCAACCATTGTCAAGATAGTTGTGGGGCTTTTGCTAAGAGCTGTGGCTGCTGTCTTCCCAGTACCATTTTTCATTAAGCGACTGAGGTTTTGCAAGGCCAATGTGCTTTCACACTCCTACTGCCTGCACCCAGATATCATCAAGCTATCCTGCTCTGACCACCACATTAATAGTGTTTATGGCCTCATCATGATCCTCCTCACTTTTGGAGTGGACTCtgtattcattcttctgtcctaTTTGAAGATTTTAGTTACTGTATTAAGCATTGCCTCCCAGGTAGAACAATCCAAGGCCCTCAACACTTGTGTCTCCCACATTTGTGCAGTACTGCTCGTCTATGTCCCTATGCTGGGGGTGTCTATCATCCATCGTTTTGGGAAACATGTTCCACCACTTGTGCACATTATTATGGGTTATGTATACCTGTTGGTCCCTCCTGTTCTCAATCCTGTGGTATACTGCATTAAAACAAGGGAGATACGCACTCGTATTCAGAGTCATCTCCTGAAATGGTAG
- the LOC124959572 gene encoding olfactory receptor 52D1-like: MDFGRLSVTKLNYTSTQLTSFLLTGVPGLEDFQMWISIPFSFMYLLAVIGNGLVIAVVASDRSLHEPMYLFLTMLALNDVFLCTVTVPKMLLIFWQGPSLSTFAACLTQMFLVHALFLSESAVLLAMAFDRYVAICAPLHYATLLTGSLIGKVGLALVARSVVVVTPGVLLILRLHFCRSNVIRHTYCENMGIAKLACNSITLNSIYGLTAALLTTGLDCILISLSYWLILRTVFQLPSREARKKAFGTCGAHICVILTFYTLAFFSFFTHRFGHHVPRHALILLANLYLLVPPTMNPIIYGVKTKEIRMRVLALCPQPN; encoded by the exons atgg actTCGGTCGTCTTTCTGTAACAAAACTCAATTATACATCTACTCAACTCACTTCCTTTCTGCTGACTGGTGTCCCTGGATTAGAAGACTTCCAAATGTGGATCTCCATCCCTTTCAGTTTCATGTATCTCTTGGCTGTGATAGGCAATGGCCTAGTAATTGCAGTGGTGGCCAGTGACAGGAGCCTCCATGAACCCATGTATCTTTTCCTGACCATGCTGGCACTGAATGATGTCTTTCTTTGTACCGTCACAGTGCCCAAAATGCTTCTCATCTTCTGGCAAGGCCCCTCCTTGTCAACATTTGCTGCCTGCCTCACACAAATGTTCTTGGTTCATGCTCTGTTCCTCTCTGAATCTGCTGTTTTACTAGCCATGGCTTTTGACCGTTATGTGGCTATCTGTGCACCGCTCCATTATGCAACCCTGCTCACAGGATCTCTCATTGGCAAGGTGGGCCTGGCTCTGGTGGCTCGGAGTGTGGTTGTTGTTACCCCTGGTGTCCTCCTCATTCTCCGGTTACACTTCTGCAGGAGCAATGTTATCCGCCATACATACTGTGAGAACATGGGCATTGCCAAACTGGCCTGCAATAGCATTACCCTTAATAGCATTTATGGACTCACTGCAGCTCTTCTCACCACAGGGCTGGACTGTATCCTCATCTCCCTCTCTTACTGGCTCATCTTGAGAACAGTCTTTCAACTGCCTTCAAGGGAGGCTCGGAAAAAGGCCTTTGGGACCTGCGGAGCTCATATATGTGTCATCTTGACATTCTACACTctggctttcttttccttctttacccATCGCTTTGGGCACCATGTGCCCAGGCATGCCCTTATCCTCCTGGCAAACCTCTATCTATTGGTGCCACCTACCATGAACCCCATCATTTATGGGGTAAAGACCAAAGAGATAAGGATGCGAGTACTGGCACTTTGTCCCCAACCAAATTGA
- the LOC124960262 gene encoding olfactory receptor 52A5-like, which yields MLNFNSSFFMPSVFTLIGIPGLESVQCWIGIPFCAMYIVAMTGNSLILLIIKNENSLHIPMYIFLAMLAATDMALSTCILPKMLGIFWFHWPEISLDACLLQMGLIHSFQATESGILLAMALDRYVAICNPLRHATVFSQQLLTHLGLGVTLRAILLALPSLLLIKCRLKLYRTTVISHSYCEHMAMVKLAAEDIRVNKIYGLFVAFAILGFDIIFITMSYVRIFVTVFQLPQKEARVKAFNTCTAHICVFLPFYLLAFFSFFTHRFGSHIPPYVHILLSNLYLLVPPFLNPIVYGVKTKEIRRHVWKMFSSQNS from the coding sequence ATGCTCAATTTCAACAGCTCATTCTTCATGCCTTCTGTTTTTACACTAATTGGGATTCCTGGCCTGGAGTCCGTGCAGTGCTGGATCGGGATTCCATTCTGTGCCATGTACATCGTTGCTATGACTGGAAATTCCCTCATTCTGCTTataatcaaaaatgaaaacagtctCCACATACCCATGTACATTTTTTTGGCCATGTTGGCAGCCACAGACATGGCACTTAGCACCTGTATTCTTCCCAAAATGTTAGGCATCTTCTGGTTTCATTGGCCAGAGATCTCTTTAGATGCCTGCCTGCTGCAAATGGGGCTTATCCACTCATTCCAGGCAACTGAATCAGGCATCCTGCTGGCAATGGCCTTggatcgctatgtggccatctgtaacccCTTGAGACATGCTACTGTCTTTTCCCAACAACTCTTGACTCATCTTGGACTTGGGGTCACACTGAGGGCTATCCTTCTTGCACTACCATCCCTGCTGCTTATCAAATGCCGCCTTAAACTCTACAGAACTACAGTTATTTCCCACTCCTATTGTGAGCACATGGCCATGGTGAAGCTAGCAGCTGAAGACATCAGAGTCAACAAGATCTATGGCCTATTTGTTGCCTTCGCCATCCTAGGATTTGACATCATCTTTATTACCATGTCCTATGTTCGAATCTTTGTCACTGTCTTCCAACTGCCCCAGAAGGAGGCCCGAGTCAAGGCCTTCAATACCTGCACAGCTCACATCTGTGTCTTCCTACCATTCTACCTCCTggccttcttctccttctttactCACAGGTTTGGTTCTCACATCCCACCATACGTTCATATCCTCCTGTCAAATCTTTACCTGTTAGTCCCACCTTTTCTCAACCCTATTGTCTATGGAGTTAAGACCAAAGAAATCCGCAGGCATGTCTGGAAAATGTTCTCCTCCCAAAATTCTTGA
- the LOC124958191 gene encoding olfactory receptor 51G2-like produces the protein MGASNSSSTLSSPFYLTGIPGYEEFHHWISIPFCLFYLLGITGNCIILHIVRTDPRLHEPMYYFLAMLSLSDMGMSLPTMISLLRLLWSISKEIQFNICVVQMFLIHTFSFTESSVLLAMALDRYVAICHPLRYATILTPKLIAKIGIVALLRSAIPLIPLLARLAFFPFCHSHVLSHSYCLHQDIIRLACADTRFNVIYGLVVITMLWGMDSLGILVSYVFILRSVLRIASRQGRLKALNTCASHICAVLILYVPMIGLSIVHRFAKRSSPFMHIFMAHTYLMVPPVLNPIIYSVKTKQIRQGVLHLILPHKICSSSM, from the coding sequence ATGGGAGCCTCAAACTCCAGCAGCACCCTGTCCTCCCCATTCTATCTCACAGGGATCCCTGGCTATGAAGAGTTCCACCACTGGATTTCCATCCCTTTCTGCCTCTTCTACCTTCTTGGAATAACAGGCAACTGCATCATCCTGCATATTGTCCGGACAGACCCCAGGCTCCATGAGCCCATGTACTACTTCCTGGCCATGCTCTCCCTCAGTGACATGGGCATGTCCCTGCCCACGATGATATCACTCCTTAGGCTGTTGTGGTCCATTTCCAAGGAGATCCAGTTCAATATCTGTGTGGTCCAGATGTTCTTGATTCACACTTTCTCCTTCACTGAATCATCTGTGCTCTTGGCCATGGCCCTTGACCGGTATGTAGCTATCTGTCACCCCCTGCGATATGCTACTATTCTCACCCCAAAACTTATTGCCAAGATTGGAATTGTAGCTCTGCTCAGAAGCGCTATTCCACTAATTCCACTTCTGGCCCGTCTGgccttctttcccttctgccaCTCCCATGTCCTTTCTCATTCCTACTGTCTTCACCAGGACATCATCCGCCTTGCCTGTGCTGACACCAGGTTTAATGTCATATATGGGTTGGTTGTGATTACCATGCTGTGGGGCATGGACTCTCTGGGTATTTtagtttcttatgtttttatcCTTCGTTCAGTGTTGAGAATTGCATCCCGCCAGGGGAGGCTTAAGGCACTTAACACGTGTGCGTCCCACATCTGTGCTGTGCTTATTCTCTATGTGCCTATGATAGGCTTATCTATTGTTCATCGTTTTGCCAAACGTTCCTCTCCCTTCATGCACATCTTCATGGCTCATACCTACTTAATGGTTCCACCAGTGCTCAACCCAATCATCTATAGTGTGAAGACCAAACAGATCCGCCAAGGAGTCCTCCACCTGATTCTCCCCCACAAAATCTGCTCTTCTTCAATGTAG